One genomic region from Stackebrandtia nassauensis DSM 44728 encodes:
- the argH gene encoding argininosuccinate lyase codes for MSKLWGGRFTGGPAEALAALSVSTHFDMRLASYDLAASKAHARVLHRAGLLDDEEVGRLLDALDALSHEVASGEFTARPEEEDVHAALERGLVERLGPLGGKLRAGRSRNDQTACELRMYCRDHTRQLAADLLDLIDALTAQAVEHASTPVPGMTHLQHAQPVTFGHQLLAHVQALLRDLERLRDWDSRAAVSPLGSGALAGSSLPLDPVAVAAELGFESCAANSMDGVADRDFVAELLFVTALIGVHLSRLSEEVILWSCQEFSWITLDDAYSTGSSIMPQKKNPDIAELTRGKAGRLIGDLTGLLATLKGQPLTYNRDLQEDKEPVFDALDTLKLVLPALAGMIATMTVHGDRMAAAAPIGYSLATEVADWLVREGVPFKDAHEITGALVAHCAKNGIELHEVSDADLATISPHLNASVRDVLTVEGALAARTTPGSTGPGPVADQLAAVREALPTWRGWAAAQVVPD; via the coding sequence ATGAGCAAGCTGTGGGGCGGACGCTTCACCGGCGGTCCGGCCGAGGCGTTGGCGGCGCTGAGCGTCAGCACCCATTTCGACATGCGGCTGGCCTCCTACGACCTGGCCGCGTCCAAGGCCCACGCCCGGGTACTGCACCGGGCGGGGCTGCTGGACGACGAGGAGGTCGGGCGGCTGCTCGACGCCCTGGACGCGCTGTCGCACGAGGTCGCCAGCGGCGAGTTCACCGCCCGGCCCGAGGAGGAGGACGTCCACGCCGCCCTGGAACGCGGCCTGGTGGAACGCCTCGGGCCGTTGGGCGGCAAGCTGCGGGCCGGTAGGTCCCGCAACGACCAGACCGCCTGCGAACTGCGGATGTACTGCCGCGACCACACCCGGCAGCTGGCCGCCGACCTGCTCGACCTCATCGACGCGCTGACCGCCCAGGCCGTGGAACACGCGTCGACGCCGGTCCCGGGCATGACCCACCTGCAGCACGCCCAGCCGGTCACCTTCGGACACCAGCTGCTGGCCCACGTGCAGGCGCTGCTGCGGGACCTGGAACGCCTGCGCGACTGGGACTCCCGGGCCGCGGTCTCGCCGTTGGGCTCGGGGGCGCTGGCCGGTTCCTCGCTGCCGCTGGACCCGGTGGCGGTGGCCGCCGAACTCGGTTTCGAGTCCTGCGCCGCCAACTCCATGGACGGGGTGGCCGATAGGGACTTCGTGGCCGAGCTGCTGTTCGTGACCGCGCTGATCGGGGTGCACCTGTCGCGACTGTCCGAAGAGGTCATCCTGTGGAGCTGCCAGGAGTTCTCCTGGATCACATTGGACGACGCTTACTCCACTGGTTCGTCCATCATGCCGCAGAAGAAGAACCCGGACATCGCCGAACTGACGCGCGGCAAGGCCGGGCGGCTCATCGGCGACCTGACCGGACTGCTGGCGACCCTCAAGGGACAGCCGCTCACCTACAACCGGGATCTCCAGGAGGACAAGGAACCCGTCTTCGACGCGCTTGACACCCTCAAGCTGGTGCTTCCGGCACTGGCCGGGATGATCGCGACGATGACCGTCCACGGTGACCGGATGGCGGCGGCGGCCCCGATCGGGTACTCGCTGGCCACCGAGGTCGCCGACTGGCTGGTCCGCGAGGGAGTCCCGTTCAAGGACGCCCACGAGATCACCGGCGCCCTGGTCGCGCACTGCGCCAAGAACGGCATCGAACTGCACGAGGTCTCGGACGCCGACCTGGCCACGATCAGCCCGCACCTCAACGCCTCAGTGCGGGACGTCCTGACCGTCGAGGGCGCCCTGGCGGCCCGCACCACGCCCGGTTCCACCGGACCCGGTCCGGTGGCCGACCAGCTGGCGGCGGTACGTGAGGCGCTGCCGACCTGGCGCGGCTGGGCGGCGGCGCAGGTAGTGCCTGACTGA
- a CDS encoding acetylornithine transaminase, with product MTATQDLRERFTDALMPNYGTPGVALSHGDGTTVYDVDGNEYLDFIGGIAVSALGHAHPALVTAVSEQVARIAHTSNLFLHEPEVALAEKLLSLVGEPGKVFFSNSGTEANECALKLAIANGKAKGRTYFVASTDGFHGRSMGALALTGKAAIREPFAPFGIDVRFVPYGDAAALNDAVDESCAAVILEPTQGETGVVPPPEGYFAAVRDICDTTGALFIADEIQSGIGRTGTWFAYQQTGIVPDVVTLAKGLGGGLPIGACIGIGAYGDVFAKGDHGSTFGGNPVATAAALAVLDTIESDKLTEAAADKGKRLAEGIRALNHPLVAEVRGKGLWLGVELTAEVAADVDSTLRSSGVLANPVRPNVIRLAPPLVVTDAQIDAFLSVLPRALDAAYPPGGRP from the coding sequence ATGACGGCCACACAGGACCTCAGGGAGCGGTTCACCGACGCCCTGATGCCCAACTACGGGACGCCCGGCGTCGCGCTGTCGCACGGCGACGGCACCACCGTCTACGACGTCGACGGCAACGAGTACCTCGACTTCATCGGCGGCATCGCCGTGTCGGCATTGGGACACGCCCACCCGGCACTGGTCACCGCCGTTTCCGAACAGGTCGCCCGGATCGCCCACACCTCCAACCTGTTCCTGCACGAACCCGAGGTCGCGCTCGCCGAGAAACTGCTGTCGCTCGTGGGCGAACCCGGCAAGGTGTTCTTCTCCAACAGCGGCACCGAAGCCAACGAATGCGCCCTCAAACTCGCCATCGCCAACGGCAAAGCCAAGGGCCGCACCTACTTCGTCGCCAGCACCGACGGCTTCCACGGCCGCAGCATGGGGGCGCTGGCCCTGACCGGCAAGGCCGCGATCCGGGAACCCTTCGCGCCCTTCGGTATCGACGTGCGGTTCGTGCCCTACGGTGACGCCGCCGCCCTCAACGACGCCGTGGACGAATCCTGCGCCGCGGTGATCCTGGAACCCACCCAGGGCGAGACCGGCGTCGTGCCGCCGCCCGAGGGCTACTTCGCCGCTGTGCGCGACATCTGCGACACCACCGGGGCGCTGTTCATCGCCGACGAGATCCAGTCCGGCATCGGTCGCACCGGAACCTGGTTCGCCTACCAGCAGACCGGCATCGTCCCCGACGTCGTCACCCTCGCCAAGGGACTCGGCGGGGGACTGCCCATCGGCGCCTGTATCGGCATCGGCGCCTACGGCGACGTCTTCGCCAAGGGCGACCACGGTTCCACCTTCGGCGGCAACCCGGTCGCCACCGCCGCGGCGCTGGCGGTACTGGACACCATCGAGTCCGACAAACTCACCGAAGCCGCCGCCGACAAGGGAAAGCGGCTCGCCGAGGGCATCCGGGCACTGAACCACCCGCTGGTCGCCGAGGTCCGGGGCAAGGGCCTGTGGCTGGGCGTCGAGCTGACCGCCGAGGTTGCCGCCGACGTCGACTCGACGCTGCGCTCGTCCGGCGTCCTCGCCAACCCGGTGCGCCCCAACGTCATCCGGCTCGCGCCGCCGCTGGTCGTCACCGACGCCCAGATCGACGCGTTCCTGAGCGTGCTTCCCCGCGCGCTCGACGCGGCCTACCCGCCGGGAGGACGACCGTGA
- a CDS encoding DUF2690 domain-containing protein: MSRAVRFGIAAAVTILFVTLALTKPAQAADLRDWDGVNPQGTTCNNDAATVASADIEYKGNRLGTVELRYSHFCHTAWARLHNDMEHVPGDAHVGFADVVRDSDGLTYSCASPPGENTSCWTKMVDDAGGTVHAYGNIDPFPTFGHGNADAITESY, encoded by the coding sequence ATGAGCCGCGCCGTCCGCTTCGGCATCGCCGCCGCCGTCACGATCCTGTTCGTCACACTGGCCCTCACCAAACCCGCCCAGGCCGCCGACCTGCGCGACTGGGACGGCGTCAATCCACAAGGCACAACGTGCAACAACGACGCCGCCACCGTCGCGTCCGCCGACATCGAGTACAAGGGCAACCGGCTCGGCACCGTGGAACTGCGCTACAGCCACTTCTGCCACACCGCCTGGGCCCGGCTCCACAACGACATGGAGCACGTACCCGGCGACGCCCACGTCGGCTTCGCCGACGTCGTCCGCGACTCCGACGGCCTCACCTACAGCTGCGCCAGCCCGCCGGGCGAGAACACCAGCTGCTGGACCAAAATGGTCGACGACGCGGGCGGCACGGTCCACGCCTACGGCAACATCGACCCGTTCCCGACCTTCGGCCACGGCAACGCCGACGCGATCACCGAGTCCTATTAG
- a CDS encoding alpha/beta hydrolase: MRHDYATPHRSSKDVADRNDAPLLTYDGFGHIAYRSGRDCVSKALDAFLIDKTPVPDGTVCPGATTVP; this comes from the coding sequence ATGCGGCATGACTACGCCACACCGCACCGGTCGTCGAAGGACGTCGCCGACCGCAACGACGCTCCACTGTTGACCTACGACGGCTTCGGCCACATCGCGTACCGCTCCGGCCGCGACTGCGTGTCCAAGGCCCTGGACGCGTTCCTCATCGACAAGACCCCGGTGCCCGACGGCACCGTGTGTCCCGGAGCGACCACTGTGCCGTGA
- the argJ gene encoding bifunctional glutamate N-acetyltransferase/amino-acid acetyltransferase ArgJ — translation MTVTVPQGFTAAGIAAGIKAGKRDLALVVNNGPQYTAAGVVTKNRIKAAPVLWTQQVIKDGKLRAVVLNSGGANACTGPAGFADTHHTAEKVAEVLDIGSADVAVCSTGLIGERLPMDAILSGVDKVAAELSATGGADAAEAIMTTDTKPKDTVVRGDGYCIGGIGKGAGMLAPGLATMLCVFTTDALIEPDIAAAALTEACRLTFDRLDSDGSMSTNDTVLLLASGASGVIPDVKGFTSELTHACGSIARQLMSDAEGSTKDVTITVTGAADTDDAVEVGRAVARDNLVKTALFGCDPNWGRILAAVGTTAAAFEPDAVDVAVNGVWICRDGAAAEDRSGVDLSGREVDITIDLRSGRDSATIWTNDLSHAYVHENSAYSS, via the coding sequence ATGACCGTCACCGTTCCCCAGGGCTTCACCGCCGCCGGAATCGCCGCCGGGATCAAGGCGGGCAAACGCGATCTGGCGCTGGTCGTCAACAACGGTCCCCAGTACACCGCCGCCGGGGTCGTCACCAAGAACCGCATCAAGGCCGCCCCGGTCCTGTGGACCCAGCAGGTCATCAAGGACGGGAAACTGCGGGCCGTCGTGCTGAACTCCGGCGGCGCCAACGCCTGCACCGGACCGGCCGGGTTCGCCGACACCCACCACACCGCAGAGAAGGTCGCCGAGGTGCTCGACATCGGCTCGGCCGACGTCGCGGTGTGCTCCACCGGGCTGATCGGTGAACGGCTGCCCATGGACGCGATCCTGTCCGGTGTGGACAAGGTCGCCGCCGAGCTGTCCGCCACCGGCGGGGCCGACGCCGCCGAGGCGATCATGACCACCGACACGAAGCCCAAGGACACCGTGGTGCGCGGCGACGGCTACTGCATCGGCGGCATCGGCAAGGGCGCGGGAATGCTGGCCCCCGGACTGGCCACCATGCTGTGCGTCTTCACCACCGACGCGCTGATCGAGCCCGACATCGCCGCGGCCGCGCTGACCGAGGCCTGCCGCCTCACCTTCGACCGGCTCGACTCCGACGGATCGATGTCCACCAACGACACCGTGCTGCTGCTGGCCTCGGGCGCCTCGGGCGTCATCCCCGACGTCAAGGGCTTCACCAGCGAACTCACCCACGCGTGCGGATCCATCGCCCGGCAACTGATGTCCGACGCCGAAGGCTCCACCAAGGACGTCACCATCACCGTGACCGGCGCCGCCGACACCGACGACGCGGTCGAGGTGGGCCGGGCCGTGGCCCGCGACAACCTGGTCAAGACCGCGCTGTTCGGCTGCGACCCGAACTGGGGCCGGATCCTGGCCGCCGTGGGCACCACGGCCGCCGCCTTCGAACCCGACGCGGTGGACGTGGCCGTCAACGGCGTGTGGATCTGTCGCGACGGCGCCGCTGCCGAAGACCGGTCCGGAGTGGACCTGTCGGGACGCGAGGTCGACATCACTATCGACCTGCGCAGCGGCCGCGACTCGGCCACCATCTGGACCAACGACCTGTCGCACGCCTACGTCCACGAGAACTCGGCGTACTCGTCATGA
- a CDS encoding argininosuccinate synthase, giving the protein MTERVVLAFSGGLDTSVAIPYLAEQTGGEVIAVAIDVGQDGEDLNVIRQRALDCGAVEAEVVDAREEFAADYCFPAIQANALYMDRYPLLSGLSRPLIVKHLVDAAIKHGATIVSHGCTGKGNDQVRFEAGLAALAPHLKVIAPARDFAWTRDKAIEYAESKNLPIDVSNKSPYSIDQNLWGRAIETGFLEDIWNAPIEDIYAYTADPSVARDPDEVIITFDAGVPVALDGETKTPLQVITELNSRAGAQGVGRLDMVEDRLVGIKSREVYEAPAAIALITAHQELENVTVERDQARFKKGVDQRWGELVYDGLWFSPLKNSLDAFIGDTQKHVTGDIRLTLHGGRATVTGRRSEASLYDFGLATYDEGDAFDQSLAKGFVDLWSLPSKLASARDERLKGDA; this is encoded by the coding sequence ATGACTGAACGCGTAGTGCTGGCCTTCTCGGGGGGACTCGACACCTCGGTGGCCATCCCGTACCTGGCCGAGCAGACCGGCGGCGAGGTCATCGCCGTGGCCATCGACGTCGGCCAGGACGGCGAAGACCTGAACGTGATCCGGCAGCGCGCCCTCGACTGCGGCGCCGTCGAAGCCGAGGTCGTCGACGCCCGCGAGGAGTTCGCCGCGGACTACTGCTTCCCGGCCATCCAGGCCAACGCCCTCTACATGGACCGCTACCCGCTGCTGTCGGGACTGTCGCGGCCGCTGATCGTCAAGCACCTCGTCGACGCCGCCATCAAGCACGGCGCCACCATCGTGTCGCACGGCTGCACCGGCAAGGGCAACGACCAGGTCCGGTTCGAGGCGGGCCTGGCGGCGCTGGCGCCGCACCTGAAGGTCATCGCCCCGGCCCGGGACTTCGCCTGGACCCGCGACAAGGCCATCGAATACGCTGAGTCCAAGAACCTGCCCATCGACGTGTCCAACAAGTCGCCGTACTCGATCGACCAGAACCTGTGGGGCCGGGCCATCGAGACCGGGTTCCTGGAGGACATCTGGAACGCCCCCATCGAGGACATCTACGCCTACACCGCCGACCCGTCGGTGGCCCGGGACCCCGACGAGGTGATCATCACCTTCGACGCGGGCGTGCCGGTGGCGCTGGACGGCGAGACCAAGACGCCGTTGCAGGTCATCACCGAACTCAACTCCCGGGCCGGAGCCCAGGGCGTGGGACGGCTCGACATGGTCGAGGACCGGCTGGTGGGCATCAAGAGCCGCGAAGTCTACGAGGCCCCGGCCGCGATCGCGCTGATCACCGCGCACCAGGAACTGGAGAACGTCACCGTCGAACGCGACCAGGCCCGGTTCAAGAAGGGCGTCGACCAGCGCTGGGGCGAACTCGTCTACGACGGCCTGTGGTTCTCGCCGCTGAAGAACTCGCTGGACGCGTTCATCGGCGACACCCAGAAGCACGTCACCGGCGACATCCGGCTGACCCTGCACGGCGGCCGCGCCACCGTCACCGGACGGCGCTCCGAGGCCAGCCTCTACGACTTCGGCCTGGCCACCTACGACGAGGGCGACGCCTTCGACCAGTCGCTCGCCAAGGGCTTCGTCGACCTGTGGAGCCTGCCGTCCAAACTGGCCTCCGCCCGGGACGAACGGCTCAAGGGAGACGCATGA
- the argB gene encoding acetylglutamate kinase, translating into MTEQLTDNVRDALGKAQTLVEALPWLERFHGKTVVVKYGGHAMVDPGLREAFAKDMVFLRYAGLKPVVVHGGGPQISSMLDKLGIASEFRGGLRVTTSEAMDVVRMVLVGQVGRELVGLINEHGPFAVGMSGEDARLFTAKRRKAMVDGEAVDIGQVGDVARVNTDAVTDLIAAGRIPVISTVAPDVDGVVHNVNADTAAAALAQALQAQKLVVLTDVDGLYGDWPDTTSLIRQISAPELKHLLPSLSAGMAPKMEACLRAVEGGVPQAHVIDGRVPHSLLLEVFTSEGVGTMVVPQ; encoded by the coding sequence ATGACCGAGCAGCTCACCGACAACGTCCGCGACGCCCTCGGCAAGGCGCAGACCCTCGTGGAGGCCCTGCCGTGGCTGGAACGGTTCCACGGCAAGACCGTCGTGGTCAAGTACGGCGGCCACGCCATGGTGGACCCCGGACTGCGGGAGGCCTTCGCCAAGGACATGGTGTTCCTGCGCTACGCCGGGCTCAAGCCCGTCGTCGTGCACGGCGGCGGACCGCAGATATCGTCCATGCTGGACAAACTCGGCATCGCCTCGGAGTTCCGGGGCGGGCTGCGGGTCACCACCTCCGAGGCCATGGACGTGGTGCGGATGGTCCTGGTCGGGCAGGTCGGCCGGGAACTGGTCGGTCTCATCAACGAACACGGGCCGTTCGCCGTCGGCATGTCCGGCGAGGACGCCCGGCTGTTCACCGCCAAACGCCGCAAGGCCATGGTGGACGGTGAAGCCGTCGACATCGGCCAGGTCGGCGACGTCGCGCGGGTCAACACCGACGCCGTCACCGACCTGATCGCGGCGGGCCGCATCCCGGTCATCTCCACCGTCGCCCCCGACGTCGACGGCGTCGTCCACAACGTCAACGCCGACACCGCCGCCGCGGCGCTGGCGCAGGCGCTCCAGGCCCAGAAGCTGGTCGTCCTGACCGATGTGGACGGCCTGTACGGCGACTGGCCCGACACCACCAGCCTGATCCGCCAGATCAGCGCCCCCGAGCTGAAACACCTGCTGCCCAGCCTGTCGGCCGGTATGGCGCCCAAAATGGAGGCCTGCCTGCGCGCCGTCGAGGGCGGGGTACCGCAGGCACACGTCATCGACGGCAGGGTGCCCCACTCCCTGCTGCTGGAAGTCTTCACATCCGAAGGAGTCGGAACCATGGTGGTGCCCCAATGA
- the argC gene encoding N-acetyl-gamma-glutamyl-phosphate reductase produces MGNRIAVAGASGYAGGEVLRLLAGHPNIEIAAVTAHSKAGQPVTDTHPHLRSLAGRTFAETTVDALAEADLVVITLPHGQSAELAAKLPADAKIVDLGADHRLVDAAAWEAYYDGPHAGAWTYGLPELPGGREAIAASKRVAATGCYAVATTLALAPILASGIGQPDDVVVVAASGTSGAGSAAKPHLMASEVAGSLSPYKVGAHQHVPEIKQATRARSLSFTPVLAPMPRGILSTVTVKPADAGLTTAEVHEVLAAAYADEPFVHVLPNGSWPRTADTLGSNSCHLQATMDSDADRIIVTAAIDNLGKGAAGQVVQCANLMLGLDETAGLNVDGVAP; encoded by the coding sequence ATGGGAAACCGGATCGCGGTGGCCGGTGCCAGCGGCTACGCGGGAGGTGAGGTGCTGCGGCTGCTCGCCGGGCACCCGAATATCGAGATAGCGGCGGTGACGGCCCACAGCAAGGCCGGTCAGCCGGTCACCGACACCCACCCGCACCTGCGATCCCTGGCCGGGCGCACCTTCGCCGAGACCACCGTGGACGCGCTGGCCGAGGCCGACCTCGTCGTCATCACCCTGCCGCACGGCCAGTCGGCGGAACTGGCGGCGAAACTGCCGGCCGACGCGAAGATCGTCGACCTGGGTGCCGATCACCGGCTCGTCGACGCCGCCGCCTGGGAGGCCTACTACGACGGCCCGCACGCCGGCGCCTGGACCTACGGACTGCCGGAACTGCCCGGCGGCCGGGAGGCCATCGCCGCGTCCAAGCGGGTCGCCGCCACCGGCTGCTACGCCGTTGCCACCACGCTGGCGCTCGCGCCGATCCTGGCCTCGGGTATCGGACAGCCGGACGACGTCGTCGTCGTTGCCGCCTCGGGCACCTCGGGCGCGGGCAGCGCAGCCAAGCCGCACCTGATGGCCAGCGAGGTCGCCGGTTCGCTCAGTCCCTACAAGGTCGGCGCGCACCAGCACGTTCCCGAGATCAAACAGGCCACGCGGGCCCGGTCGCTGTCGTTCACGCCGGTGCTGGCGCCGATGCCGCGGGGCATCCTGTCGACCGTGACGGTCAAACCCGCCGACGCCGGGCTGACCACCGCCGAGGTCCACGAGGTGCTGGCCGCCGCCTACGCCGACGAACCGTTCGTCCACGTGCTGCCGAACGGCAGCTGGCCGCGCACCGCCGACACGCTGGGATCCAACTCGTGTCACCTGCAGGCCACGATGGACTCCGACGCCGATCGCATCATCGTCACCGCCGCCATCGACAACCTCGGCAAGGGCGCGGCCGGACAGGTCGTCCAGTGCGCCAACCTGATGCTGGGCCTCGACGAAACCGCCGGACTCAATGTGGATGGAGTCGCGCCATGA
- a CDS encoding DUF6528 family protein, producing the protein MKRRTLLRGAAVGAATVPLLATTASASENYQVAMTEQRTNRILVFNKDDAWNESTIKWKWGSTSRGWSNLSDVRFRDTKHFGRVVLAAASGGYAGIITSAGKVLWTGEPGGNPHAIERIPNIAAIVTASSGGYLNVYGPTKITDPSTLAKVQTVNLPGAHGVLWDPSLNVLWAIGDYVVRAYQVTGSYRETRLKDTGKSVALPGGGHDLQPDYTNPGKLVVTDTKAAYEVDTAALTAKVLRAETRIKAFVRHRSGEYLWVRAENVEPRPWSSPTVHFDSGDKTLADAQFYKARIVEAAFE; encoded by the coding sequence ATGAAACGTCGTACCCTGCTGCGCGGAGCCGCCGTCGGCGCCGCCACCGTCCCCCTCCTCGCCACCACCGCGTCAGCCTCGGAGAACTACCAGGTCGCCATGACCGAGCAGCGCACCAACCGCATCCTCGTCTTCAACAAGGACGACGCCTGGAACGAGAGCACCATCAAGTGGAAATGGGGCTCGACGTCGCGAGGCTGGTCCAACCTGTCGGACGTGAGGTTTCGCGACACCAAGCACTTCGGCCGAGTCGTGCTGGCCGCCGCCAGCGGCGGATACGCCGGGATCATCACCTCGGCGGGCAAGGTCCTGTGGACCGGCGAACCCGGCGGCAACCCGCACGCCATCGAACGCATACCCAACATCGCCGCCATCGTCACCGCCAGCTCGGGCGGTTACCTCAACGTCTACGGCCCCACCAAGATCACCGACCCCTCCACCCTGGCCAAGGTCCAGACGGTCAACCTGCCCGGCGCCCACGGCGTCCTGTGGGACCCGAGCCTCAACGTCCTGTGGGCCATCGGCGACTACGTCGTGCGCGCCTACCAGGTCACCGGCTCCTACCGCGAGACCCGGCTGAAGGACACCGGCAAATCCGTCGCGCTGCCCGGCGGCGGCCACGACCTGCAACCCGACTACACCAACCCCGGCAAGCTCGTCGTCACCGACACCAAGGCCGCCTACGAAGTGGACACCGCCGCGCTGACCGCCAAGGTCCTGCGCGCCGAGACCCGCATCAAGGCCTTCGTGCGCCACCGTTCCGGCGAGTACCTGTGGGTGCGCGCCGAGAACGTCGAACCCCGCCCCTGGAGCAGCCCCACCGTCCACTTCGACTCCGGCGACAAGACCCTCGCCGACGCGCAGTTCTACAAGGCGCGCATCGTCGAGGCCGCCTTCGAATAG
- a CDS encoding arginine repressor, with protein MNAPVTKAARHARIAAIIDANPVQSQTALAGMLADEGISVTQATLSRDLEELGAVKVRGTDAAPATYAIFPEGDGPLRSATRPPERLLRRLRELLTGADHSGNLAVLRTPPGAAQFLASVIDRSGLADIVGTIAGDDTILVVARDGLSGAELAEQLLSWAGKDSETNNAKANRATTPRFDTEKENS; from the coding sequence GTGAACGCACCCGTCACCAAAGCCGCCCGGCACGCCCGCATCGCCGCGATCATCGACGCCAACCCGGTGCAGTCGCAGACGGCGCTGGCCGGGATGCTCGCCGACGAGGGCATCTCCGTCACCCAGGCCACGCTGTCGCGCGACCTGGAGGAACTGGGCGCGGTCAAGGTGCGCGGCACCGACGCCGCCCCCGCCACCTATGCGATCTTCCCCGAAGGGGACGGTCCACTGCGGAGCGCCACCCGGCCGCCCGAGCGACTGCTGCGACGACTGCGGGAACTGCTCACCGGCGCCGACCACTCCGGCAACCTCGCGGTCCTGCGAACCCCGCCCGGGGCCGCGCAGTTCCTCGCCAGCGTCATCGACCGCTCCGGCCTGGCCGACATCGTCGGCACCATCGCCGGGGACGACACGATCCTGGTCGTCGCCCGCGACGGCCTGTCGGGCGCCGAACTGGCCGAGCAACTGCTGTCCTGGGCGGGAAAAGACTCGGAGACCAACAACGCCAAAGCCAACCGGGCCACCACGCCACGGTTCGACACGGAAAAGGAAAACTCATGA
- the argF gene encoding ornithine carbamoyltransferase, whose protein sequence is MKHFLRDDDLDFASQCALIDLARAFKAEPLAARPLSGPKSVAVVFEKESTRTRMSFQVGITQLGGNPVIVDAQSSHLSRGETIEDTARVLSGYVDAIVIRTYGDDRIQALAAAATVPVVNALTDGFHPCQLLADLQTVSEEFGSIAGRTIAYVGDAANNMAHSNLLAGALAGAHVRVAGPPGYQPDPGILDQATALAARHGGSVTATTDVAAAVAGADVVATDTWVSMGHADRDERLDTLAPYQVNAELLDLAADHAIVLHCLPAHRGEEITDEVMDGPQSRVFQQAENRLHAQKALLTRLVTGSFDVPEFTQSWEVTS, encoded by the coding sequence GTGAAGCACTTCCTCAGGGACGACGACCTCGACTTCGCCAGTCAGTGCGCCCTCATCGACCTGGCCAGGGCCTTCAAGGCCGAGCCGCTGGCCGCCCGGCCGCTGTCCGGTCCGAAATCCGTGGCCGTGGTGTTCGAGAAGGAATCCACGCGCACCCGGATGTCCTTCCAGGTCGGCATCACCCAACTGGGCGGCAACCCCGTCATCGTGGACGCCCAGTCCAGCCACCTGTCCCGCGGTGAGACCATAGAGGACACCGCCCGGGTTCTGTCCGGTTATGTGGACGCCATCGTGATCCGCACCTACGGCGACGACCGGATCCAGGCGCTGGCCGCCGCGGCCACCGTCCCCGTCGTCAACGCCCTCACCGACGGCTTTCACCCCTGCCAGCTGCTGGCCGACCTGCAGACCGTCTCCGAGGAGTTCGGGTCGATCGCCGGACGCACCATCGCCTACGTCGGCGACGCCGCCAACAACATGGCCCACTCCAACCTGCTGGCCGGAGCGTTGGCAGGCGCGCACGTCCGGGTCGCCGGACCGCCCGGCTACCAGCCCGACCCCGGCATCCTCGACCAGGCCACCGCCCTGGCCGCCCGCCACGGCGGCAGCGTCACCGCCACCACCGACGTGGCAGCGGCCGTGGCCGGAGCCGACGTCGTCGCCACCGACACCTGGGTCTCCATGGGACACGCCGACCGCGACGAACGGCTCGACACCCTGGCGCCCTACCAGGTCAACGCGGAACTGCTCGACCTCGCCGCCGACCACGCCATCGTCCTGCACTGCCTGCCCGCCCACCGTGGCGAGGAGATCACCGACGAGGTCATGGACGGTCCACAATCGCGGGTCTTCCAGCAGGCCGAGAACCGGCTGCACGCGCAGAAGGCGCTGCTGACCCGGCTGGTCACCGGCTCCTTCGACGTACCGGAGTTCACCCAGTCGTGGGAGGTGACCTCGTGA